TGCTCCTCTATAGAACTTAGATGTTGGATACCCTTCAACTAGGCTTTCAAAGTTTTGAACGGCCCAATCATAATGTTTCCCAGACTCAAATGATGCAACACCAGCTTGAAATAAAAACTGGTCATCAAGACTCTTGTCACCTGGAAATTGTGTTTTGAAAGTATTAAAGAACTGAGCAGATTTTTCAAAATTCTTCAAAGAGAATTCCTTCTCTGCAACTGCTAAAACTTGACCTGGCTTCCATTTATAAACATCAAATTGTACCAAATCATTTCCCGCAGAAACTGGTCTTACAGAAGCGATTGTTCTAGCAGGTCTCTTACCTTCTTTAGCTTCTTGCAGTTGAACTTTTAAGTATTGATTCTTACTTTCTAATGACGTAATCTCAGTCATTAGACTAGAAATTTTCATTTTCAACATTCTATTTTCTTTCGAAATTTGTAAGATTGTATCTTCATGTTGATTAATGATCTGTGCTCTTCTTTCTATATGTGAACTTAGTTCACAAGAAGTAAATGTTGTTAGCAAAGCTAATATAAATGTCATTTTCATGGTCTGCTTCATAGGTTACCCTTATATAAAAACCTTAATCGTCCAATAGAGTATCGGAAGAAATTTAAATAAATTTAGGGAATTGTTGAGAAAAACCCTATTTAAGGGTCTAAGTGGTAAAAATTAAGAGATTATTTCTGAAAATTTGAAAAAATATCGAGTAATATATCGATACCATCAACTATCGGAGCAGGACCAGGCTGCAAAAAAATTGCGGGATCTAACTCAAATACGTTCTTATTTTTAATTGCCGCCACGCTTTGAATCGCTTCTCTATTTAAAATCGAGTCTATATCAACTTTCTTGCCACACCAACAAGCTAGAATAATATCTGGATTAAATGTCGAGATATCCTCTTGCTTTAAAATTCTGTCTTTTGCTAAAGTAGACCTACTCATTTCCATATGTACGACTTCTCCCCCACATATTTCAACAATTTCGCTAAACCATTGAATTCCACAAATCAATGGTTCATCCCACTCCTCAATATAAACTCTTGGTCTCTTTGTGAAAGTGGACGCGATCTCCTGCGCTTTCTCGATTTTAGCTTTTAAAGTATCTATATATATAGCTGTCTTGTCTTGCTCTCCAATTAGGTTTCCAAGCATGTGTATATAGCTTAAAATTTCAGCAATAGATCTGTGATTAGCAATGAAGACATTTAGCCCGGCACCGATTAAATCTCTGGCTATATCTTTTTGAATATCTGAAAATCCAAGCACTAAATCTGGCTTCATTTTTGTAATTTTCTTTATATTTGCGTGAGTAAAAGCACTTATTGTCGGTTTTTTCTTCGCCTCAAGAGGCCTTTCAACATAGACAGATACTCCAACAATTAAGTCTTCCCTACCTAAAGCATAGAGAGTCTCTACACTCTCTTCAGTCATACATATAATAGATTTAGGAAAAAAGTCACTCATAGAAACCTCTTTGTATCTCAATATAGAGAAAATTGTCATTTTTTAGTCAATTTTGACTATAAAGCTCAACTTCGATAGGCAAATAACGATAAAATGATAATATATAAAAATTGTAAATATTTAAATGGATTAATAAATGTTTTTTAGAATAGTAGTACTCCTTTTAGTATCCCTCTCTTCGTTTGCTGGCCAGGACAAGAGCGAAGAAAATATTCCAAAACTTCCTGTTAAGTTCTATGCTCAAGTTCTTAAAGTCCAAAATCAGAACTACCTTGCACTAAATTATTCAAACCACAAAAAATGGCACACTTATTGGAAGAACCCTGGAGACGCTGGGCTTGCCCTGGCCTTTAAATTTAAAATCAATAATCAAGAAACGACCCTTGAAGAATTAGAGTGGCCAGTTCCTAAGAAATATATTGAAAAAGGTGACATGCTTGCTTTCGGTTATGAAGATGAATACTCCATCTTTTTTAAACTCCCACAAAAATCCGAAGACCATAAAATTTCGATTTATTCAAACTGGCTTGTTTGTAAACATGTTTGTATACCTGGTGAAATTACCGTCTCTGGAAAAATATCGAATAATGAACTAACTGAATTAGAAGGGAATACATTTGTTCAAGATAAGGATACAACCCTTGAACACTTCCAAAAACTTCCTAAACAGATCGAGTTCCCTACTAACCTAGATCTAATACTTTCTAAAGGACCAGACAAAGATTCAAATAAATTAAACCTTTATTATAACTTTAGCACTAAGTCTGCACTTAACTACGATAGAAGTAGAAATCTACTTACTCCGTTTCCTGTTGAACCATTTAGCTGGACAAGAGAAAAAGTTTACAAAGATAAGAATGGTAACCTCTATGCTAGTTATCCTATAGAATGGGATGGAGAATATATGGAGCCGGAGATGCCCCTTCCAAA
The DNA window shown above is from Halobacteriovorax sp. HLS and carries:
- a CDS encoding ABC transporter substrate-binding protein; protein product: MSDFFPKSIICMTEESVETLYALGREDLIVGVSVYVERPLEAKKKPTISAFTHANIKKITKMKPDLVLGFSDIQKDIARDLIGAGLNVFIANHRSIAEILSYIHMLGNLIGEQDKTAIYIDTLKAKIEKAQEIASTFTKRPRVYIEEWDEPLICGIQWFSEIVEICGGEVVHMEMSRSTLAKDRILKQEDISTFNPDIILACWCGKKVDIDSILNREAIQSVAAIKNKNVFELDPAIFLQPGPAPIVDGIDILLDIFSNFQK